In Gloeocapsa sp. PCC 73106, the following proteins share a genomic window:
- a CDS encoding phycobilisome linker polypeptide produces the protein MAITTAASRLGVSAFADAKPVELLPNWNQEEAKIAIRAIYRQVLGNDHLMSSERLTSAESLLYNRSITVQEFVRMLAKSELYKSKFFYNTYHPRMIELNFKHLLGRAPYDEAEIIEHLDIYQNQGFEADIDSYLDSIEYNENFGENVVPYYRGFSTQRGQKTVGFPRMFQLYRGYANSDRAQSNSGAPRLTYDLARNTASPVSNAEVGLTLGGTTTSDRGDMYRIRVTQGAKGRSPQLRRSVKEYVVPYERLSLTMQKLNQSGCQILSLTHA, from the coding sequence ATGGCAATCACCACAGCAGCTTCTCGTTTAGGAGTATCGGCGTTTGCAGACGCTAAACCAGTAGAGTTACTTCCTAACTGGAATCAAGAAGAAGCAAAAATAGCAATCCGAGCTATTTATCGACAAGTACTCGGTAATGATCATTTAATGAGTTCTGAGCGCTTAACTAGCGCGGAATCACTCTTGTATAATCGTTCCATCACAGTACAAGAGTTCGTGAGAATGCTCGCTAAATCAGAATTGTATAAGTCTAAATTCTTTTACAATACCTACCATCCTCGCATGATTGAGTTGAATTTTAAACATTTACTCGGTCGCGCTCCCTACGATGAAGCAGAAATTATCGAGCATTTAGATATCTATCAAAATCAAGGTTTTGAAGCAGATATCGATTCTTACCTCGATTCAATAGAATACAACGAGAATTTTGGGGAGAATGTCGTTCCCTACTATCGTGGTTTCTCTACTCAAAGAGGACAAAAAACCGTAGGATTCCCTCGGATGTTTCAATTGTACCGTGGCTACGCCAACAGCGATCGCGCTCAAAGCAATAGCGGTGCTCCCCGTTTGACTTACGATTTAGCTCGTAATACAGCCAGTCCTGTGTCTAACGCGGAAGTGGGATTAACCTTAGGAGGGACGACTACGAGCGATCGCGGCGATATGTACCGTATTCGTGTCACCCAAGGAGCAAAAGGACGTAGTCCTCAATTACGTCGTAGTGTTAAGGAATATGTAGTTCCTTATGAAAGACTTTCCCTGACCATGCAAAAATTAAACCAAAGTGGCTGTCAAATTCTCAGCCTAACCCACGCTTAA
- a CDS encoding phycobilisome linker polypeptide — MAVTTAASRLGVSAFSDSIPIELRPNYTKEEAQIAIRAVYRQVLGNDYIMASERLTSLESLLCNNSITVKDFVRGVAKSELYKTKFLYDNFQTRVIELNFKHLLGRAPYDEAEIIKHLDIYQNFGFEADIDSYIDSAEYDENFGENIVPYYRGFSTQTQQKTVGFTRMFQLYRGYANSDRAQIAGKTSRLAKELARNTASVVSGPSGSNDGWAYRPSAKGNAPIQGFGNGNNGDRLYRIEVSSLNLPRYPKVRRVSRALLVPYSELSQTLQKINKMGGKVASITLA; from the coding sequence GTGGCAGTTACAACAGCAGCATCTCGTCTAGGAGTTTCCGCTTTTAGCGACAGTATCCCTATAGAGTTACGTCCCAATTACACTAAAGAGGAAGCTCAAATTGCAATTCGCGCCGTTTACCGACAAGTTTTAGGTAACGATTATATTATGGCGTCAGAGCGTCTAACTAGCTTAGAGTCTCTGCTTTGCAATAATTCCATCACGGTGAAGGACTTTGTTAGAGGGGTAGCTAAATCTGAGTTATATAAGACTAAGTTTCTCTATGACAACTTCCAAACTCGAGTGATTGAACTAAACTTCAAGCACTTACTCGGTCGCGCTCCCTATGATGAAGCAGAAATCATCAAACACCTAGATATCTATCAAAATTTTGGTTTTGAAGCCGATATCGATTCTTATATTGATTCTGCTGAATACGACGAAAATTTTGGGGAAAATATCGTTCCCTATTATCGCGGTTTTTCTACTCAAACTCAACAGAAAACCGTGGGCTTTACCCGTATGTTCCAGCTTTACCGGGGTTATGCTAATAGCGATCGCGCTCAAATTGCAGGTAAAACCTCTCGTCTAGCTAAAGAGTTGGCTAGGAATACCGCTTCTGTTGTGTCGGGACCATCTGGGAGTAACGACGGTTGGGCTTATCGTCCTTCTGCTAAGGGTAATGCGCCTATCCAAGGCTTTGGTAATGGGAATAATGGCGATCGCCTGTACCGTATAGAGGTATCTAGTTTAAATTTACCCAGATATCCCAAGGTACGTCGTGTGAGTCGCGCTTTATTGGTTCCTTACTCAGAACTATCTCAAACTCTACAAAAGATAAATAAAATGGGTGGCAAAGTTGCTAGTATAACTTTGGCGTAA
- a CDS encoding phycobilisome linker polypeptide, which produces MLNNSFSISKSSSPSSSRVFVYEVTGLKQSNENDRNNYAIRSSGNVLIKVPYNRMNEEMLRISRMGGKIVSIRPLEVAN; this is translated from the coding sequence ATGCTAAACAATTCCTTCAGCATTAGTAAGTCTAGTTCTCCTTCTAGCAGTCGCGTTTTTGTCTATGAAGTAACTGGACTAAAACAAAGCAATGAAAACGATCGCAATAACTACGCTATTCGCAGTAGCGGTAACGTCTTGATCAAGGTTCCCTATAATCGCATGAATGAGGAAATGCTACGTATTAGCCGCATGGGTGGCAAAATTGTTAGCATTCGCCCTCTAGAAGTAGCGAATTAG
- a CDS encoding molybdenum cofactor guanylyltransferase: MEATKISTIILAGGKSSRMGTDKALLQLNNRPLLQIICETAQQTSQYLYVVTPWPERYINILPPNCNLVRELSSHGPLVAFAQGLSAVTTEWVLLLACDLPCLEVEAIREWIGLLQQVPVGAIALLPKHPTKGWEPLIGFYRTRALPLIEEFIALGGTSFQSWLAQQQVAELEVKNPQLLFNCNTPADWKKLRC, from the coding sequence ATGGAAGCAACTAAAATTAGTACCATAATCTTAGCAGGAGGTAAAAGTTCTCGTATGGGAACAGATAAAGCCCTATTGCAACTCAATAATCGCCCTCTGTTACAGATTATCTGCGAAACCGCACAACAGACAAGTCAGTATCTTTACGTAGTTACACCATGGCCCGAGCGATACATAAACATTTTACCCCCAAACTGTAACCTAGTAAGAGAGTTATCGAGTCATGGTCCCTTAGTCGCGTTTGCTCAAGGATTAAGCGCGGTAACAACAGAATGGGTTTTGCTCCTAGCTTGCGATTTACCCTGTTTAGAAGTCGAAGCGATCAGAGAATGGATCGGTTTACTGCAACAGGTACCCGTAGGTGCGATCGCCCTGTTACCCAAACACCCCACTAAAGGATGGGAACCCCTGATTGGTTTCTACCGTACCCGCGCTTTACCTCTAATTGAGGAATTTATCGCCCTAGGAGGTACATCGTTTCAATCCTGGTTAGCGCAGCAACAAGTCGCCGAACTTGAGGTCAAAAATCCTCAACTTTTGTTTAACTGCAATACCCCAGCAGATTGGAAAAAACTCAGATGTTAG
- a CDS encoding tRNA (5-methylaminomethyl-2-thiouridine)(34)-methyltransferase MnmD produces the protein MLELQLTADGSWTFFSPEFDELFHSHQGAKQEAEQKFVETCKIRQKAEQSSCLRLLDICYGLGYNSAAALNAIWSVNPDCRVELIALEINEEVPRQAVLENLLTWSNSRVVHNLAKLAQHHHCHTPYLEAKILLGDARNNLPKLKQEGFQADAIFLDPFSPPKCPQLWTVEFLALVADCLDSEGRLATYSCAASVRTALQLAGLYFGSTPSVGRRSPGTIALKTQADIPPISEQEKEHLKTRAGIPYRDPLLQDSPQQIRERRIEEQKFSILEPTSHWKKRWLFRSSHS, from the coding sequence ATGTTAGAACTCCAACTTACCGCAGACGGATCTTGGACTTTTTTTTCCCCAGAATTCGACGAACTATTTCACTCTCACCAGGGAGCTAAACAAGAAGCAGAGCAAAAATTCGTAGAAACTTGTAAAATCAGACAAAAAGCTGAGCAAAGCTCCTGTTTACGCTTACTAGATATCTGCTATGGACTCGGTTATAATAGCGCCGCCGCTCTCAACGCTATTTGGTCTGTAAATCCTGATTGTCGAGTTGAGTTAATTGCTTTAGAGATAAATGAGGAGGTTCCTCGTCAAGCGGTACTTGAGAATCTCCTGACTTGGTCAAACTCCCGAGTTGTCCATAACTTAGCAAAACTTGCCCAACATCATCACTGTCATACACCCTATCTTGAAGCTAAAATTCTACTAGGGGATGCTAGGAATAATTTACCAAAACTAAAACAAGAAGGTTTTCAAGCTGACGCTATCTTTTTAGATCCTTTTTCCCCTCCTAAATGTCCTCAATTATGGACAGTGGAATTTTTAGCTTTAGTAGCTGATTGTCTAGATTCTGAGGGAAGATTAGCGACCTATTCTTGCGCTGCTTCTGTGCGCACCGCGTTACAACTAGCGGGTTTATATTTTGGTTCAACTCCCTCTGTGGGTAGACGTTCTCCCGGAACCATCGCACTAAAAACTCAAGCAGACATTCCTCCTATCTCTGAGCAAGAAAAAGAACATCTGAAAACTCGCGCAGGGATTCCTTATCGCGATCCTTTGTTGCAAGATTCACCCCAACAGATTCGAGAACGTAGAATTGAGGAACAAAAATTTAGTATTTTAGAACCAACTAGTCACTGGAAAAAACGCTGGTTATTCCGTTCTTCCCACAGTTAA
- a CDS encoding HD domain-containing phosphohydrolase — protein MKNLEPEDKFSSSGYEMVKALHNHTKGKILLVDDNPFSRLNLVDLLNFEGYEVVEIDEHVDVIYCVNQVNPDLILLELNLPKQNPLEICKNLKESEVTALIPIVFITVRRDRESRLQSLNAGGDDLLVKPIDRLELTSRVKSLIRQKHLNENLDKTEEVLFRLAGIMENPYLDNYSSVSKLAVLTQEFGKYLQLNERQIQSLIYAAYLHDVGTVVLPESIMLKKGELTELEREIVNQHVLIGEKICQPLKNRLDILPIIRHHHERWDGSGYPDGLIGSDIPWLAQVFQIVDIYHAITNERPYKQALSPLEAMKIIAEETAKGWRNPELVKEFITFISQTESIALNHIA, from the coding sequence ATGAAGAATTTAGAGCCTGAGGACAAATTTTCGAGTAGTGGTTATGAAATGGTTAAGGCTTTACATAATCATACAAAAGGTAAAATCTTGCTCGTAGACGATAATCCTTTCAGTCGTCTCAATTTAGTAGATCTACTGAATTTTGAAGGCTATGAAGTCGTTGAAATAGACGAGCACGTAGACGTCATCTATTGTGTTAATCAAGTCAATCCAGATCTAATTTTGTTAGAACTGAATCTCCCTAAACAAAATCCCCTAGAAATTTGCAAAAATCTCAAAGAATCTGAAGTGACCGCCTTAATACCAATAGTTTTTATAACGGTTAGAAGAGATCGAGAATCCCGTCTTCAATCTCTCAACGCAGGTGGTGATGATTTGTTAGTTAAACCGATAGACCGTCTGGAATTGACTAGTAGAGTTAAATCCTTAATTCGTCAGAAACATCTGAACGAAAATTTAGATAAAACAGAAGAGGTATTGTTTCGTCTAGCGGGAATTATGGAAAACCCGTATCTGGATAATTATAGTTCAGTAAGTAAACTAGCTGTATTAACTCAAGAATTTGGCAAGTATCTGCAACTCAACGAAAGACAGATTCAAAGCCTAATTTATGCTGCCTATCTGCACGATGTTGGTACCGTGGTTTTACCAGAGTCAATTATGCTCAAAAAAGGGGAATTGACAGAGTTAGAAAGAGAAATCGTCAATCAACACGTTCTAATTGGTGAAAAAATCTGTCAACCCCTAAAAAATCGTTTAGATATTCTTCCGATAATTCGGCACCACCACGAGCGTTGGGACGGTAGCGGTTATCCCGATGGACTGATAGGTTCAGATATACCTTGGCTAGCACAAGTATTTCAAATAGTGGATATCTATCACGCTATCACCAATGAGAGACCTTATAAACAAGCGCTAAGTCCTTTAGAAGCCATGAAAATTATCGCAGAAGAAACGGCAAAAGGATGGCGTAACCCGGAATTAGTAAAAGAGTTTATAACTTTTATTTCTCAAACCGAGAGTATAGCCTTGAATCACATCGCCTAA
- the glmU gene encoding bifunctional UDP-N-acetylglucosamine diphosphorylase/glucosamine-1-phosphate N-acetyltransferase GlmU: MTAVAILAAGRGTRMKSDYPKVLHSLGGRSLVERALNSCELINPSRFLVIVGYQADLVKQALSHLDGIEFVEQSEQLGTGHAIQTLLPILGDFNEDLLVLNGDVPLLRPETIKELLTTHKQHQNAATLLTAHLPNPKGYGRVFCDVQNQVTQIVEDKDCNAAQKQNHRINAGIYCFNWAKLANVLPKLTANNSQQEYYLTEVFSYLDGVMAQDIADYLEIIGINDRKQLAAAYDILQKRVKDAWMSAGVTMVAPDTSTIDDTVELQADVIIEPQTHLRGNTSIGAGSRIGPGTLIENSQIGENVSVLYSVISDSIIESNSRIGPYAHLRGEAKVGAGCRVGNFVELKKTTIGQKTNVAHLTYLGDATVGEQVNVGAGTITANYDGVKKHPTTIGDRSKIGSNSVLVAPVNLGEDVTVAAGSVVTEDVADDSLVIARSRQTVKPGWRLNPE, translated from the coding sequence ATGACCGCAGTAGCAATATTAGCAGCAGGCCGAGGGACTCGGATGAAATCTGACTATCCCAAAGTATTACACTCCTTAGGAGGGCGATCGCTCGTAGAAAGAGCTCTCAATAGCTGTGAATTAATTAATCCTTCACGTTTCCTAGTAATAGTAGGTTATCAAGCAGACTTAGTTAAACAAGCTTTATCTCACCTGGATGGGATAGAATTCGTGGAACAGTCAGAACAACTAGGTACAGGTCACGCTATTCAGACACTCTTGCCTATCTTGGGAGATTTTAACGAAGATTTACTGGTATTAAACGGCGATGTTCCCCTATTACGTCCAGAAACAATCAAAGAACTCCTCACCACTCATAAACAACACCAAAATGCAGCTACCCTCCTGACCGCCCATCTACCCAATCCCAAAGGTTATGGGCGCGTTTTTTGTGATGTACAAAATCAAGTTACTCAGATTGTGGAAGATAAAGATTGCAACGCCGCTCAAAAGCAAAATCATCGCATCAACGCAGGTATATATTGCTTTAACTGGGCGAAGTTAGCTAATGTACTTCCGAAACTGACAGCCAACAATAGTCAACAAGAATATTATTTAACTGAAGTTTTTAGTTATTTAGATGGAGTAATGGCTCAAGACATAGCTGATTACCTGGAAATAATTGGAATTAACGATCGCAAACAATTAGCCGCCGCCTACGATATACTACAAAAGCGAGTAAAAGATGCTTGGATGTCAGCAGGAGTGACGATGGTAGCTCCGGACACGAGCACCATAGACGATACAGTAGAGTTACAAGCCGATGTAATTATCGAGCCCCAGACTCATCTACGCGGTAATACAAGTATTGGCGCAGGAAGTCGCATCGGTCCAGGAACACTCATAGAAAATAGCCAGATTGGTGAAAATGTCAGCGTCTTATACTCAGTAATCAGCGATAGTATCATAGAGTCCAACAGTCGCATTGGACCATACGCGCACCTGCGAGGAGAAGCAAAAGTAGGCGCCGGTTGTCGAGTAGGTAATTTTGTAGAATTGAAAAAAACAACTATAGGTCAAAAAACCAACGTAGCTCATTTAACCTATCTAGGAGATGCTACGGTGGGAGAACAAGTAAACGTAGGTGCGGGAACAATTACAGCCAATTACGATGGGGTGAAAAAACATCCCACCACCATAGGCGATCGCAGTAAAATTGGATCCAATAGCGTCCTAGTAGCACCCGTTAACCTAGGGGAAGACGTAACCGTAGCTGCGGGATCGGTCGTTACCGAAGACGTCGCCGACGACTCCCTAGTAATAGCTCGTTCCCGTCAAACGGTAAAACCTGGATGGCGCCTTAACCCTGAGTAA
- a CDS encoding glycerate kinase: MEQLLKLLFGAAVEAALPQKLMQGFLPGLPRGRTIAVGGGKSAALMAQTFEEHWQGDVTGLVITRYGHRVPTQKIRVVEASHPLPDEQGVASTREIFNLISDLSAEDLVICLLSGGGSALLTLPPAVLTLKDLIEVNTQLLRSGATIREINVVRKHLSLSSGGRLAAAAYPAFVHSLIISDVPGDDLCAIASGPTVGDSITFLDALKIIERYKIVLSSRVRDYLEQNLNPVISSTDPRLENTVNHLIATPQLSLEAAARLAQSYGYQTLILGDSLQGEAREVGIVHAGIVQQIVRHHQPVAPPCVVFSGGETSVTLGKTGKGGRNTEFLLSLAIALEGLAGVYAIACDTDGIDGSENNAGAWITPHTLQRAQDLGLDSRAYLDEHDSYSFFALLESLVITGPTLTNVNDFRAVLVTQG, from the coding sequence TTGGAGCAATTACTAAAACTACTATTTGGTGCCGCGGTAGAAGCGGCTTTACCTCAAAAGCTTATGCAGGGCTTTTTACCTGGGTTACCACGGGGTCGAACGATCGCGGTGGGTGGGGGTAAGTCGGCGGCTTTGATGGCTCAAACTTTTGAGGAGCATTGGCAAGGCGATGTGACTGGTTTGGTGATTACGCGTTACGGACACCGGGTACCGACGCAAAAAATTAGAGTAGTTGAAGCTTCTCATCCTCTACCAGACGAGCAAGGTGTGGCGAGTACGAGAGAAATTTTCAATTTAATTAGTGATTTGAGTGCAGAAGACTTGGTAATCTGTTTACTGTCTGGGGGGGGGTCAGCTTTGTTGACGCTACCGCCTGCTGTGTTAACCCTGAAGGATTTAATAGAGGTTAATACCCAACTTTTGCGTTCTGGTGCGACTATTAGAGAGATTAATGTAGTCAGAAAGCATCTTTCTTTGAGTTCTGGAGGAAGATTAGCAGCGGCGGCTTATCCTGCGTTCGTACATAGTTTGATTATTTCTGATGTACCTGGTGATGATCTCTGTGCGATCGCGTCTGGTCCCACGGTGGGGGATTCAATCACGTTTCTAGACGCTCTCAAGATTATCGAGAGATATAAAATAGTCTTATCTAGTAGAGTGAGAGATTATCTGGAACAAAATCTTAACCCTGTAATCAGTTCAACGGATCCACGCCTAGAAAACACGGTGAATCATTTAATCGCTACTCCACAACTCTCTCTAGAAGCGGCGGCGAGATTGGCTCAAAGTTACGGTTATCAGACTCTTATTCTGGGGGATTCTCTTCAGGGAGAAGCTAGGGAGGTGGGGATAGTTCACGCGGGGATTGTGCAGCAGATAGTCCGTCATCACCAGCCTGTAGCTCCACCTTGTGTAGTTTTTTCTGGTGGAGAGACAAGCGTAACTCTCGGAAAAACGGGTAAGGGGGGACGCAATACGGAGTTTTTATTATCTTTGGCGATCGCTCTAGAGGGTTTAGCTGGTGTGTACGCGATCGCTTGTGATACTGATGGTATTGATGGATCTGAAAACAATGCGGGGGCTTGGATTACCCCCCATACTTTACAACGCGCCCAAGATTTAGGCTTGGATAGTCGAGCTTATTTAGACGAGCACGATAGCTATAGTTTTTTTGCTCTGTTGGAGTCTTTGGTGATTACTGGACCTACTTTGACTAATGTGAATGATTTTCGAGCTGTATTAGTTACTCAGGGTTAA
- a CDS encoding SH3 domain-containing protein produces MRVLWRAAQFTLGFVLGMTLFVGVSAIMAYFFLSQLARIPPKPLFPEIVTPAETPVLVEPEAIETEIAEPPPSVAEPEPEVNVYRARVTWSDGLTIRAEPNMESERLGGVAYDQELVIFGDDQVDGWQKILVPGTDIQGWVRADNLQRVN; encoded by the coding sequence ATGAGAGTTTTGTGGAGAGCTGCGCAATTTACCCTGGGTTTTGTACTGGGAATGACTTTGTTTGTAGGAGTTAGCGCTATTATGGCTTATTTTTTTCTGAGCCAATTAGCTCGAATACCCCCTAAACCTTTGTTTCCTGAGATAGTGACTCCTGCAGAAACCCCAGTTTTAGTAGAGCCTGAGGCGATCGAGACGGAAATAGCAGAGCCACCCCCCAGTGTAGCTGAACCGGAACCGGAAGTGAATGTTTATCGAGCTAGAGTTACTTGGTCTGACGGCTTAACAATTCGCGCTGAACCCAATATGGAATCTGAACGTCTGGGAGGAGTTGCCTATGATCAGGAATTGGTCATTTTCGGCGATGATCAAGTAGACGGATGGCAGAAGATTTTAGTACCTGGTACTGATATACAAGGCTGGGTAAGAGCCGATAATCTCCAAAGGGTAAACTAA